One genomic region from Heliomicrobium undosum encodes:
- a CDS encoding GntR family transcriptional regulator gives MTPITLSPTSPIPLYDQITKQIKDAILRGDLAPGQALPSIRQLAQELGTSVITVKRAYLELEREGMILTRQGLGCFVAPVEKGHLETTRRESVLAPLRQALAEAKRLGMTMEEVRQLFAELLKEEER, from the coding sequence TTGACTCCGATTACTCTTTCTCCGACATCCCCCATACCCTTGTACGACCAGATCACCAAACAGATCAAGGATGCAATCCTGCGGGGCGACCTGGCGCCCGGTCAGGCCCTTCCCTCCATCCGCCAACTGGCCCAGGAGTTGGGGACGAGCGTGATTACCGTCAAACGGGCGTACCTGGAACTGGAGCGGGAGGGGATGATCCTGACCCGCCAGGGGCTGGGCTGCTTTGTCGCCCCGGTGGAAAAAGGACACTTGGAAACGACCCGGCGCGAGTCTGTGCTGGCCCCGCTGCGGCAGGCCCTGGCTGAAGCAAAACGTCTGGGCATGACGATGGAAGAGGTCCGGCAACTCTTTGCGGAACTGCTGAAGGAGGAAGAACGATGA
- a CDS encoding ABC-2 transporter permease, whose translation MWQLVKKDFQAQKKSLRSLGLLLLGITGLILSGKAEPTLFGGIWGILTVMFTLSYTNGTILYEEKSRGYLFLRSLPLSPRQIVAAKFMGGLLSALATTLIVGILLTIAQMIYPPESLIPPFAAFIYLGVTLLFNGLVLMLSFRFGYMKAQRFFALIALSPLIFMALPKGWLKGFFYGPAMYMAAHVEATVAGFVLCVAVFLSAAFLYSIHCFQDADRLDSLLKN comes from the coding sequence ATGTGGCAACTGGTAAAAAAAGATTTTCAAGCCCAGAAAAAATCGCTCCGGTCGCTGGGGCTGCTCTTGCTCGGGATCACCGGGTTGATCCTGAGCGGCAAAGCGGAGCCCACCCTGTTTGGAGGCATTTGGGGCATTTTGACGGTCATGTTTACCTTGAGCTATACCAACGGGACGATATTATATGAAGAAAAGAGCCGAGGCTACCTCTTTTTGCGATCACTGCCCCTCTCGCCGCGCCAGATCGTCGCGGCCAAGTTTATGGGCGGGCTGCTGTCTGCCCTGGCGACAACCTTGATCGTGGGCATTCTGCTGACAATTGCCCAGATGATCTACCCCCCGGAGAGCCTGATCCCGCCGTTCGCGGCCTTTATCTATCTCGGCGTGACCTTGCTCTTCAACGGGTTGGTGCTGATGCTGTCTTTTCGCTTCGGCTATATGAAAGCGCAGCGGTTCTTTGCATTGATCGCCCTGTCGCCGTTGATTTTCATGGCCTTGCCCAAGGGATGGCTGAAAGGGTTCTTTTATGGACCGGCCATGTATATGGCTGCCCATGTGGAGGCGACTGTCGCCGGGTTTGTCCTTTGCGTAGCGGTCTTTTTATCGGCCGCCTTTCTCTACAGCATCCACTGTTTTCAGGATGCCGATCGGCTCGACAGTCTGCTAAAAAATTGA
- a CDS encoding efflux RND transporter periplasmic adaptor subunit → MQSLWKRRKKWIAAALVVAVAGGAWAALRPAKGPAGVPVSVREVTSGDLEVSVVVSGKIEPYAKENVTARVRGRLVKVLVEAGQMVKAGDVLALIDKEDLVRKESDARVNLEVEQLSLDKSRKTAEYELAKARETAEQSRKKMDLEKKNLDRVQALYDSGAATQKEREEALHTYEDAAAQHRNDLRRVESIETNDLGTEIKLREAQIRLKRQEWETSARDLDESAVKAPMDGMVLEVPVDPGDYIAPETKIAVLGRTDRLKIKADVSEADLPLINAGMAAQVTGPALGDQKLSGKVTVISPQAVTKEKEQTERTTVPVTVEADNPGGAGRPGTNVDLRIQAARLTGVLTAPHEAIRESRSGKETLVVRDGKVALCPVETGMANDMVIEVKSGVQAGDLLILNPPEDLQEGTPVAVLPVGARPPSLGVR, encoded by the coding sequence TTGCAAAGTCTGTGGAAGCGACGCAAAAAGTGGATCGCAGCGGCCCTGGTCGTCGCCGTCGCCGGGGGCGCCTGGGCGGCGCTGCGGCCCGCCAAGGGACCGGCCGGCGTGCCTGTCAGCGTCCGGGAGGTGACCAGCGGGGATCTGGAGGTATCAGTCGTCGTTTCCGGCAAGATCGAGCCCTATGCCAAGGAGAACGTCACCGCCCGCGTGCGGGGGCGGCTCGTGAAGGTGCTTGTGGAAGCCGGGCAGATGGTCAAAGCGGGCGACGTGCTGGCCCTCATCGACAAAGAAGACCTGGTCCGCAAGGAGTCAGACGCCCGGGTCAACCTGGAAGTGGAGCAACTCAGCCTGGACAAAAGCCGCAAGACAGCGGAATACGAACTGGCCAAAGCCCGGGAGACGGCGGAACAGAGCCGGAAGAAGATGGACCTGGAAAAGAAAAACCTCGACCGTGTCCAGGCGCTCTATGACAGCGGCGCCGCCACCCAAAAGGAACGCGAAGAAGCATTACATACCTATGAAGACGCCGCCGCCCAGCACCGCAACGACCTGCGGCGCGTCGAATCGATTGAGACGAACGACCTGGGAACAGAGATCAAACTGCGGGAGGCCCAGATCCGTCTAAAGCGCCAGGAGTGGGAGACAAGCGCCCGTGACCTGGACGAGTCAGCCGTCAAAGCGCCCATGGACGGCATGGTTTTGGAGGTGCCCGTCGATCCCGGCGATTACATCGCGCCGGAGACGAAGATCGCCGTCCTCGGACGGACAGACCGGCTGAAGATCAAAGCCGATGTGAGCGAGGCCGACCTCCCCTTGATCAACGCCGGCATGGCGGCGCAGGTCACCGGACCCGCCCTGGGAGATCAGAAACTGAGCGGCAAGGTAACCGTCATTTCCCCGCAGGCCGTGACGAAAGAAAAGGAACAGACGGAGCGGACGACGGTTCCCGTCACTGTCGAAGCGGACAACCCCGGCGGCGCCGGCCGGCCGGGGACGAACGTGGACCTGCGCATCCAAGCGGCCCGGCTGACCGGCGTGCTTACGGCGCCCCATGAAGCGATCCGCGAATCGCGGAGCGGAAAGGAAACCCTCGTCGTCCGCGACGGCAAGGTCGCCCTCTGCCCCGTCGAAACGGGCATGGCCAACGACATGGTCATTGAGGTGAAATCAGGCGTTCAAGCCGGCGACC
- a CDS encoding ABC transporter ATP-binding protein — protein sequence MTSILTIDGVTKRYASFMLEKVSLTLPPGAIMGLIGPNGAGKSTLFKAILNLVRIDTGSITVFGLDHRRHEQAIKRRVGFVSEEIPFYDSLTVAELSRFVSSYYPTWDDALFAALQKRFALSAHKKVGDLSKGNRMKLSLCLALAHRPELLLLDEPTAGLDAVARRELLEEMLDVIQEEDRSVLFSSHITADVERVADYVTLIHQGRVCYTGLRDDLQGSWRRILISGDFPPEARPHLVHVEPRFGGYAGVTGDMDALRRSWPGGIPAGVALEAISLEEILIALAKQSSEQGA from the coding sequence ATGACATCCATCTTGACCATCGACGGCGTTACAAAACGTTACGCGTCCTTTATGTTGGAGAAGGTGTCATTGACACTGCCCCCCGGCGCCATCATGGGCTTGATCGGCCCCAACGGCGCCGGCAAGAGCACCTTGTTCAAGGCCATCCTGAATCTGGTGCGCATCGACACCGGTTCCATTACCGTTTTCGGCCTCGATCACCGGCGTCATGAGCAGGCCATCAAGCGCCGCGTCGGCTTTGTCAGTGAAGAGATCCCCTTTTACGACAGTCTCACCGTGGCGGAACTGTCCCGTTTCGTCTCCTCCTATTACCCCACCTGGGATGACGCCCTCTTCGCCGCTCTGCAAAAGCGCTTCGCCCTGTCTGCCCATAAAAAGGTGGGCGACCTGTCCAAGGGGAACAGGATGAAACTCTCCCTCTGCCTGGCCCTGGCCCACCGCCCGGAACTTCTGCTCCTCGATGAGCCGACAGCCGGTTTGGACGCGGTCGCGCGGCGGGAACTGCTGGAGGAGATGCTCGACGTCATCCAGGAGGAAGACCGGTCGGTCCTGTTTTCCTCACACATCACCGCTGATGTAGAACGGGTGGCCGACTATGTGACCCTGATCCATCAGGGGAGGGTCTGCTACACGGGATTACGCGACGACCTGCAGGGTTCCTGGCGGCGGATCCTGATCAGCGGCGACTTTCCACCCGAGGCGCGGCCCCATCTGGTCCATGTGGAGCCTCGCTTCGGTGGATACGCAGGCGTCACCGGCGACATGGATGCGCTCCGCCGGTCCTGGCCCGGCGGCATCCCTGCCGGCGTTGCTCTAGAGGCGATCAGTTTAGAAGAGATCCTGATCGCCCTGGCCAAGCAATCCTCAGAACAGGGCGCCTGA
- a CDS encoding amidohydrolase — MSRIVIKNARILTMATEAPQILEGDIGIEGSCIREIGRIDAKMVGDDAVTVIDAAGKVVMPGLINCHNHAAMALFRGYSDDLRLMEWLSQKIWPAEERLDGDAVYAGTMLAAAEMIKSGTTTFADMYFFMDDVARAVRDAGMRATLCQGLLFIDNQAERRLEATRRLFADWHGKAEGRIKAMVGPHAPYTCPPDKLQAVMALAKELQAAIHIHLSETVEEVDQMFDRYGKSPVRYLADLGLFAEHHVLLAHAVNLSRDDIHLLKGLRGGVSHNPVSNLKLGCGVAPVLELRDKGVAVALGTDGAGSATTLDLFEEIKAAAWLQKNRTGDPTAVTAYQALRMATIEGARALGLADRIGSIEPGKQADLILIDMNKPHLFPQNDICALLAYAANGADVDTVLIDGKVVMQNRQLLTMHEADVLAEAAAAARRVIRD; from the coding sequence TTGAGCCGGATCGTGATCAAAAACGCGCGGATCTTGACCATGGCGACAGAAGCGCCGCAGATCCTGGAGGGGGACATCGGCATCGAAGGATCCTGCATCCGGGAGATCGGCCGCATCGATGCCAAGATGGTTGGGGACGACGCCGTCACCGTCATCGACGCGGCGGGAAAGGTCGTCATGCCAGGCTTAATCAACTGCCACAATCATGCGGCGATGGCGCTGTTTCGCGGCTACTCGGACGACCTGCGCCTTATGGAATGGCTGAGCCAAAAGATCTGGCCTGCCGAGGAACGCCTCGACGGCGACGCCGTCTATGCCGGCACGATGCTGGCGGCGGCGGAGATGATCAAATCAGGCACGACCACCTTTGCCGACATGTATTTTTTCATGGACGACGTGGCCCGGGCGGTGCGGGATGCGGGGATGCGGGCGACCCTTTGCCAGGGCCTCCTCTTTATCGACAATCAGGCCGAGCGGCGGCTGGAGGCTACCCGCCGGCTTTTCGCCGACTGGCATGGGAAGGCGGAGGGACGGATCAAGGCCATGGTTGGCCCCCACGCCCCCTACACCTGTCCGCCTGACAAGCTGCAGGCCGTCATGGCCCTGGCAAAGGAATTGCAGGCCGCCATCCACATCCACCTCTCGGAGACGGTCGAGGAAGTGGACCAGATGTTCGACCGGTATGGCAAATCGCCTGTCCGTTACCTGGCCGATCTGGGACTCTTCGCCGAGCACCATGTGCTGCTCGCCCATGCCGTCAACCTCTCCCGCGATGACATTCACCTGCTCAAGGGACTTAGAGGCGGCGTCTCCCACAACCCCGTCAGCAACCTCAAACTCGGCTGCGGTGTAGCGCCTGTCTTGGAACTGCGCGACAAGGGAGTCGCCGTCGCCCTGGGCACCGACGGGGCGGGCAGCGCCACAACCCTCGACCTCTTCGAAGAGATCAAGGCCGCCGCCTGGCTGCAGAAAAACCGCACAGGCGATCCCACGGCGGTGACAGCCTATCAGGCCTTGCGCATGGCCACCATCGAGGGCGCACGGGCGCTGGGGCTCGCTGACCGGATCGGGAGCATCGAGCCGGGCAAACAGGCCGATCTGATCCTCATCGACATGAACAAACCCCACCTGTTCCCGCAGAACGACATCTGCGCCCTGCTGGCCTACGCCGCCAACGGCGCTGACGTGGACACCGTCTTGATCGATGGGAAGGTGGTCATGCAAAACCGCCAGTTGCTGACCATGCATGAAGCCGATGTGCTTGCCGAGGCTGCCGCGGCGGCCCGGCGGGTCATTCGGGATTAA